The Sphaerisporangium siamense genome includes the window GTACCGCGGAAACCCGTCCCGTCATCACCGACGCGCTGGTCAGGCGCCTGGTCGGCGCGCAGTACCCGCGCTGGGCCGGCCTGCCTCTCGAACCGCTCGGCCCCGCCGGCTCCGACCATGTGATCTACCGGCTCGGCGACGAGCTGTCGGTCCGTCTGCCCCGCCACGCCGGCGCCATCAGGCAGGCCGAGAAGGAGGCCGAATGGCTGCCCCGGCTGGCCCCGCACCTGCCCCTGGCCATCCCGGTGCCGGTGGCGGTCGGCGAGCCCGCCTTCGGCTACCCCTGGCCGTGGGCGGTGTCCCGATGGCTGGAAGGCGAGGCGGCGACCGTCGAGGCGCTGGCCGATTCGACCCGGGCCGCCGTCGAGCTGGCGGAGTTCCTGACCGCCCTCCAGCGGTTCGCGCCCGAGGACGTCCCGGCCGCGGGTACGCGCGCCGAACTCACGGCCCGGCCGCTGGCCGACCGGGACCACGCGACCCGAGCCGCCATCGCGGCGGCCGGCGGCGTGTTCGACACCGCCGCCATGACCGCCTTGTGGGATGCCGCCCTCAGTGCCCGCCCATGGGATCGCCCGCCGGTCTGGTTCCACGGCGACTTCCACACCGGCAACCTGCTGACCGTCGATGGCCGTCTCAGCGCGGTCATCGACTTCGGCGAGCTCGGCGTCGGTGATCCGGCGTGCGACATGACCATCGCCTTCACCCTGATGTCGGCCGGGAGCCGCGCCGCCTTCCGCGACGCGCTCGGCGTGGACGAGGCCACCTGGACCCGGGGCCGCGGCTGGGCGCTGGCCACCGGCCTGAACGCCTACACCGCCTACGCCGCCGTCGACCCGCGGGTCGCCGCGCAGACCACCCGCCAGATCACCGAGGCCCTGATCGGCTGAAGGTGCCCTACCCCAGGGCCTTTACATTGTAGATTTATAAAATCACCGTTCGGGCGGGGTCAGCGCGGCCGGCGGGCCGCGCGCACGTACCAGCGGCCGTCGGCGCGGTCCAGGTGCAGAGGACGCCCGTAGCACCGGGAGAGGTTCTCGCCGGTCAGGACCTCCTGGACCGGGCCCGCGGCCAGGACGCGGGCGTCGCGGACCAGCAGGGCGTGGGTCGTGGTGGCGGGCACCTCCTCCAGGTGGTGGGTCACCAGCACCGTGGTCAGCGCGGGACGGCTGTTCGCCAGGTCCTCGATCGCGGTGATCAGGTCCTCGCGGGCGGGCAGGTCCAGGCCGGTGAAGGGCTCGTCGAGCATCAGGATCGCGGGGTCGGCCATCAGCGCGCGGGCGATGCGCACCCGTCCCCGCTCGCCCTGGGAGCACACGGCGAACGGCCGGTCGGCCAGGTCCTTGCAGCCGAGGTCGGCGAGCAGGGAGTGCGCCTTCTCGTGTTCCCGGGGCCCGTAGCGGTCCCACAGGGGGACGCTGCTGCCGGTGTACCCGGTGAGCACGACCGTGTGGGCCGTCAGGGACTCCTCCTCCATCAGGGCCTCGTCGACGAGCCGCCCGCCCGCCGCGACCAGGCCGATGTGGCGGCGCAGCTCGCGCAGGTCCACCCGCCCGAGCCGGTGTCCGAGCACCGCCGCCGTGCCGGAGCTGGGGAAACGCACGGCCGAGGCCACCGACAGCAGCGTGGTCTTTCCCGCGCCGTTCGGGCCGAGGATGACCCAGTGCTCGCCGTACTCCACCTGCCAGTCCACCTCGGCGAGAAGCGTGCGCCCGACGACCTTCACGGTCATCCCGGCGATCTCCACCGCCGCGCCCGACCCGCCGTCCCGGCCGTTTTCCCGATTCATGGACACCCCTTTCCCGAAGCAGGATAGGGGCAGGCCCGCGAGAGAGGTCACGCGAGGCCGGACGACACGGCGCCCACGGTGCGGCACCCCCGGCCCCGTGAGCCTCGCACGAGCAGGCGAACGGGCCATAGAGGACTTCGTGGTCGCACGAATCGACGACGGATTTCTCCGGACGCGCGGGCGGTCAGGCCGTGGAGGACTCCGTGCTCGTGGGGATCGGGGACGGCTGCGGGGACTCGCCGTCGCCCCACTCGGGGATCTGGCTGATGCTGACCGTGGGCTTCGGGGTCTTGGTGGGGGTCTTGGTGGCCGTGCGGGTCGGCGTCGGGCGGGGTTCCTTGGTGGGCTTGCACGGACGTTCCTTGCCGCGCTTGTTCGTGCAGGGCGGGTCCCCGGCGGGCGGCGGCGGGGGTGGAGTGGTGCGCTCGGGCTCGGGCCGCGGCGAGGGCGCCCCGGTCTCCCACGGGTCCCCTCCGTCCACCGGGCCGCCGGTGGGGCCGGACCGCCGCGTCGCCGCCGGGGAGGGCACGTAGGTGAGCTGCGGCGGCCGGGACCCGGGGGCCTCGGTGCCGTGCGAGGCCGTCCCGGAGACGGCCACGCGCACCGAGGGGTCCGGCACCTCCACCGGCACGCGGCTGCCCTGGATGGGGACGACCGCGGGGGCCGTGCCGGGGCGGTCCGCCCGGGGTTCGACGGTGGTCCGGCCGGCCCCGGCCGCGACGACGGTCAGCGCCGCGATCGACACGGTGGCCAGGGCCGCGAACCCGGCGTGCGAGGCGTGCCCGCGCCGCGCGGCCGAACGGCGGGCCGCCCGCGCGCCGGTGGTGGTGCCCGGGTCGCCGTCCCCGGGGCCGTTGGCCCGGCCGCGCCGTACGGCCGGGTACGGCACGGGGGCCCAGATCTCCTCCATGACGGCGTCCACGGCGTCCCTGCGGTCCCAGGCCCGCTCCACTCCCCCGGCCTCCAGCAGCCATGCCAGCAGCGCGGCGGCGCCGGGCCGCTGTCCGGGCTCCTTGGCCAGCGCGGCCGCCACCGGGTCGGCCAGGAGCTTGGGGACCGCCGACAGGCGTGGGCGCTCGACCAGGATGCGCCGGGTGACCACGTCGGCCTCGCCCGTGCCGAAGGGGTGGTGGCCGGTGGCGGCGTAGGCGACCAGGCACCCCCAGGCGAAGATGTCGGAGGCGGGGATGGCCGGGCCGCCGGTCAGCCGCTCGGGGGCGACCCAGCCGGGGCTGCCCATCACCTGGCCGGCCTGGGTGTGGGCCACGGCGGCGTCCAGGTCCCGTGCGATGCCGAAGTCGATGACCCGCGGCCCCCGCGGGGACAGCAGGATGTTGCCCGGCTTCAGGTCGCGGTGGACGAACCCGGCCTCGTGGATGGCGGACAGCGCCGCCGCCGCGCCGAGCGCGACGCCGTAGGCGAGGTCGGGGGTCAGCGGGCCGCGCGCGGCGACGACCTGCGACAGGGACGGGCCGGGGATGTACTCGGTGACGAGGAAGGGGCGGTCGCGGTCCACACCGTGCTCCAGCACCGCCGCCGTGCAGAAAGGGACGACGCGGCGGGAGAACTCGACCTCCTCGGTGAACCGGGCGCGCAGCGTGGGGTCGGCGAGGTGGACGGCGTGCGGGGTCTTGAGCGCGACCAGGCCGCCCTCGGGGTGCTCGGCGAGGTACACCACGCCCATTCCGCCGGCGCCGAGACGGCCGAGCAGAAGGCAGCGCCCGATGATCACCGGGTCGCCCACCGTCAACGGCCGGACGCCTGGAGGCACCCCGTCGGGGACGCCCGCTGCACGTGCCATCCGCAGATGACCTCTCTTCGAGAACTTTTTCGAGCACTACGGCACAGGCCACTGTGTCGCTCCCGAAGCCCGTTCGGCATCAACTAGCGCGAAGCGGCATGGAAGGTAAGGCGAATCATCCCTCCAGGTAAGGCACTGCTGTGCCTTCTGTGACGATTGAGCCCAGAGGGACCATGACGCGACCGGGCACGGCGGGTCGTACGACGAGGGTCCGGCGAGCGCCGGCCATGCGCGATCACACGGCGAACGGGCAGGTGGCGATCGTCAGGAGGCAGGGGCCGAGGTCACGCGGCGGCGGAATCGGGCTCCGGTTCCGGTGGGGGGACGACGTCCAACGCGGACAGCGTGGCGGGATCAGCCGGGGAGTCGGCGTGCGCGGCGCAGGTGACCTCGGTGGCGGAGGCGGCCGACCAGGATGCGGAGGAGGACTCGGCGGGGGTGGTGCCGGAGACGGCGAGGAGGAAGCGTTCGATGTGGCGGAAGATGAGACGGGCCTCGGGGAGGACGTCGGCGAGGATCGGGAAGGCGTGTGGCATGCGGTGCCACTCCTCGTAGGTGACCTTCACGCCGGCTCGCCGCGCCTGGAGGGCCACGCGCCGTCCCTCGTCGCGCAGGACCTCGGTGGAACCGGTGACGACCATGAGCGGCGGCAGGCCGGAGTAGTCGCCGTACACCGGGGAGACCAGGGGGTCGCGGCGGTCCAGCCCGGCCGTCCACCTGCGGGCCAGCCAGTCGACCCGCCCGGCGGGCAGGATGGGGTCGGCCCACCGGTTGGCGCTGCGCCGCGCGCCGGACAGGTCGGCCCACGGCGACAGGCAGATGGCCGCCGCGGGCAGGGGCGCGCCACGGTCGCGCAGGGCGAGCAGCGCGGCCAGGGTCAGGTGGCCGCCCGCCGAGTCGCCGGCGAGCACGACGTCGCGGGCGTCGTACCCGCGGTCGAGCAGCTCGTCATAGGCGCCGAGGGCGTCGGACAGGGACTCGGCGAGCGAGTGCTCCGGGCCCTGGCGGTAGTCGAAGGCGAAGACGGGACGGCGGGCGACGGCGGACAGCCGCCAGGTGATCGGGCGGTGCGTCGCCGGCGAGCAGAGGAAGTACGCCCCGCCGTGGAAGTAGAGCACCACCTTGTGCTCGTCCAGATCATGCCCGGCCCGCACCCACTCCGACCCACACGCGCTCCCGCGCCGCTGCCGGGCCCGCGCGACCGCTTCCCCGGCCTGCCCCGTGTCCCGGCCGCCATCCCCGGACCCGCCACCGCATCCGAATCTCTCGGCGCACCGCTTCCCGCTCCCGTCGGCGGACTCCGGCGGGTCTTCCGCGGCGTCGGCGTCCCAGATGGTGGGAGGGCCGGCCTCTCCGGCGGGGCGTACCGCGCCGGACCGGGCGGCTTCGGAGGTGGCTTCGCTGGGCGCCCGTTCTGGGGCGTGGTCCGTCGTGGGGACGAGGGGCGGTTCGGAGGGGTTTCGGGTGGTGATGTGGGTGGGGCGGAGGAGGTCGGAGTCTTTGATGATCTCTACTTCGGGGGGCGCCATGAGGGGGAGGCGCTCGCCGAGGGCGGCGAGGCGGGCGAGGACGGTCATCCCGACGCTGTGGCGCAGGAGGATCGCCGAGATGGGCTTGGTGGTGCCGCGCAGCAGGCCGTTGAAGGCGCCGGCGCGCCAGCTCACCGGGTA containing:
- a CDS encoding alpha/beta hydrolase — protein: MEQEIDVDVHPVYPVSWRAGAFNGLLRGTTKPISAILLRHSVGMTVLARLAALGERLPLMAPPEVEIIKDSDLLRPTHITTRNPSEPPLVPTTDHAPERAPSEATSEAARSGAVRPAGEAGPPTIWDADAAEDPPESADGSGKRCAERFGCGGGSGDGGRDTGQAGEAVARARQRRGSACGSEWVRAGHDLDEHKVVLYFHGGAYFLCSPATHRPITWRLSAVARRPVFAFDYRQGPEHSLAESLSDALGAYDELLDRGYDARDVVLAGDSAGGHLTLAALLALRDRGAPLPAAAICLSPWADLSGARRSANRWADPILPAGRVDWLARRWTAGLDRRDPLVSPVYGDYSGLPPLMVVTGSTEVLRDEGRRVALQARRAGVKVTYEEWHRMPHAFPILADVLPEARLIFRHIERFLLAVSGTTPAESSSASWSAASATEVTCAAHADSPADPATLSALDVVPPPEPEPDSAAA
- a CDS encoding serine/threonine-protein kinase; protein product: MARAAGVPDGVPPGVRPLTVGDPVIIGRCLLLGRLGAGGMGVVYLAEHPEGGLVALKTPHAVHLADPTLRARFTEEVEFSRRVVPFCTAAVLEHGVDRDRPFLVTEYIPGPSLSQVVAARGPLTPDLAYGVALGAAAALSAIHEAGFVHRDLKPGNILLSPRGPRVIDFGIARDLDAAVAHTQAGQVMGSPGWVAPERLTGGPAIPASDIFAWGCLVAYAATGHHPFGTGEADVVTRRILVERPRLSAVPKLLADPVAAALAKEPGQRPGAAALLAWLLEAGGVERAWDRRDAVDAVMEEIWAPVPYPAVRRGRANGPGDGDPGTTTGARAARRSAARRGHASHAGFAALATVSIAALTVVAAGAGRTTVEPRADRPGTAPAVVPIQGSRVPVEVPDPSVRVAVSGTASHGTEAPGSRPPQLTYVPSPAATRRSGPTGGPVDGGDPWETGAPSPRPEPERTTPPPPPPAGDPPCTNKRGKERPCKPTKEPRPTPTRTATKTPTKTPKPTVSISQIPEWGDGESPQPSPIPTSTESSTA
- a CDS encoding ABC transporter ATP-binding protein is translated as MNRENGRDGGSGAAVEIAGMTVKVVGRTLLAEVDWQVEYGEHWVILGPNGAGKTTLLSVASAVRFPSSGTAAVLGHRLGRVDLRELRRHIGLVAAGGRLVDEALMEEESLTAHTVVLTGYTGSSVPLWDRYGPREHEKAHSLLADLGCKDLADRPFAVCSQGERGRVRIARALMADPAILMLDEPFTGLDLPAREDLITAIEDLANSRPALTTVLVTHHLEEVPATTTHALLVRDARVLAAGPVQEVLTGENLSRCYGRPLHLDRADGRWYVRAARRPR
- a CDS encoding aminoglycoside phosphotransferase family protein gives rise to the protein MADASTAETRPVITDALVRRLVGAQYPRWAGLPLEPLGPAGSDHVIYRLGDELSVRLPRHAGAIRQAEKEAEWLPRLAPHLPLAIPVPVAVGEPAFGYPWPWAVSRWLEGEAATVEALADSTRAAVELAEFLTALQRFAPEDVPAAGTRAELTARPLADRDHATRAAIAAAGGVFDTAAMTALWDAALSARPWDRPPVWFHGDFHTGNLLTVDGRLSAVIDFGELGVGDPACDMTIAFTLMSAGSRAAFRDALGVDEATWTRGRGWALATGLNAYTAYAAVDPRVAAQTTRQITEALIG